Proteins encoded in a region of the Quercus lobata isolate SW786 chromosome 8, ValleyOak3.0 Primary Assembly, whole genome shotgun sequence genome:
- the LOC115956086 gene encoding uncharacterized protein LOC115956086 isoform X1 — MRSSPVVHSVLTQNSCDSEIQLDTVDELQSDKSSFKECNLGDETGNFGLCTESNTYSSRFQLEQDVNRLQQQLQEEMELHAVLEKAIEKNAMKLSSQSHLPHQAQELLSNIALLEVTVSKLEQDMVSLHFQLSQERNERRLAEYRLRHSSFPSIPRCSSDILNKLISPSLRCSKHSISIVGDAREDNSSQELQDQPLESTDKYEESMIENGVDAVVLYHNKKMSMKIDSKSVQAVEFRKLPKGMPTKGLWDHPNQLSEEMMKCMKNIFISLADSAIPSKSSVSESHCSPLSPRGHLSNLSWWSSSERSMISSWVQSPQVDVKSNSEVLASENACDPYRVRGKLSWADVGNYGLATEVSWMSVGKKQLEYAAGALRRFRTLVEQLAKVNTIHLSCDEKLAFWINLYNALIMHAYLAYGVPRSDLKLFSLMQKDMEIKVLSIIKYKYTAFNLGHEENTPAGSVHREGWRCQISRDSYVKGTLDLEVALFRFG; from the exons GAATTCTTGCGACTCAGAAATACAGTTGGATACAGTGGATGAACTTCAGAGTGATAAATCATCCTTTAAG GAGTGCAATCTTGGAGATGAGACTGGAAATTTTGGATTGTGCACTGAAAGCAATACTTATTCTTCCAGGTTCCAGCTTGAACAGGAT GTAAACAGATTGCAACAGCAGTTGCAAGAAGAGATGGAATTGCATGCTGTTCTGGAAAAGGCTATTGAGAAAAATGCTATGAAATTGTCAAGTCAATCACATCTCCCTCACCAG GCTCAAGAGCTCCTGTCTAATATTGCATTATTGGAGGTCACAGTTTCAAAACTCGAACAAGACATGGTGTCTTTGCATTTCCAACTTAGCCAAGAAAGAAATGAACGGAGGCTTGCAGAATATCGATTGAGGCATTCATCTTTTCCATCAATACCCCGTTGCTCCTCTGATATTCTTAATAAATTG ATTTCACCATCTTTGAGGTGTTCAAAGCATTCCATTTCTATAGTGGGTGATGCCCGCGAAGATAACTCCAGCCAGGAGCTGCAAGATCAACCATTGGAATCTACTGACAAATATGAAGAGTCAATGATAGAG AATGGAGTAGATGCTGTTGTACTTTACCACAACAAGAAAATGTCTATGAAAATAGATTCCAAATCTGTTCAAGCTGTAGAGTTCAGGAAGCTTCCTAAAGGGATGCCAACAAAGGGCCTTTGGGATCATCCTAATCAATTATCGGAAGAGATGATGAaatgtatgaaaaatatattcattTCTTTGGCGGATTCTGCTATACCATCCAAATCATCTGTGTCAGAGAGCCACTGCTCACCTCTATCACCACGTGGGCATCTTTCCAATTTATCTTGGTGGTCATCATCTGAGAGGTCAATGATTTCATCATGGGTGCAGAGCCCGCAAGTTGATGTAAAGAGTAACTCTGAAGTGTTGGCTTCAGAGAATGCATGTGATCCCTATAGGGTGCGTGGAAAACTAAGTTGGGCAGACGTTGGAAACTATGGATTAGCAACTGAAGTTTCTTGGATGTCAGTTGGGAAGAAGCAGTTAGAATATGCTGCAGGGGCACTGAGAAGGTTCAG AACGCTTGTTGAGCAACTGGCCAAAGTGAACACCATCCATTTGAGCTGCGATGAGAAGCTTGCTTTCTGGATCAACTTATATAATGCTCTGATCATGCAT GCTTATTTGGCATATGGAGTCCCAAGGAGTGATTTGAAGCTCTTCTCTTTGATGCAAAAG GATATGGAAATCAAGGTGTTGTCCATTATTAAATACAAATACACCGCTTTTAATCTTGGTCATGAGGAGAACACGCCAGCAGGTTCAGTACACAGGGAAGGTTGGAGATGCCAGATATCC AGGGACTCATATGTCAAAGGTACTCTGGATTTGGAAGTAGCATTATTTAGGTTCGGTTAG
- the LOC115956086 gene encoding uncharacterized protein LOC115956086 isoform X2 produces MNFRVINHPLRSAILEMRLEILDCALKAILILPGSSLNRILQQQLQEEMELHAVLEKAIEKNAMKLSSQSHLPHQAQELLSNIALLEVTVSKLEQDMVSLHFQLSQERNERRLAEYRLRHSSFPSIPRCSSDILNKLISPSLRCSKHSISIVGDAREDNSSQELQDQPLESTDKYEESMIENGVDAVVLYHNKKMSMKIDSKSVQAVEFRKLPKGMPTKGLWDHPNQLSEEMMKCMKNIFISLADSAIPSKSSVSESHCSPLSPRGHLSNLSWWSSSERSMISSWVQSPQVDVKSNSEVLASENACDPYRVRGKLSWADVGNYGLATEVSWMSVGKKQLEYAAGALRRFRTLVEQLAKVNTIHLSCDEKLAFWINLYNALIMHAYLAYGVPRSDLKLFSLMQKDMEIKVLSIIKYKYTAFNLGHEENTPAGSVHREGWRCQISRDSYVKGTLDLEVALFRFG; encoded by the exons ATGAACTTCAGAGTGATAAATCATCCTTTAAG GAGTGCAATCTTGGAGATGAGACTGGAAATTTTGGATTGTGCACTGAAAGCAATACTTATTCTTCCAGGTTCCAGCTTGAACAGGAT ATTGCAACAGCAGTTGCAAGAAGAGATGGAATTGCATGCTGTTCTGGAAAAGGCTATTGAGAAAAATGCTATGAAATTGTCAAGTCAATCACATCTCCCTCACCAG GCTCAAGAGCTCCTGTCTAATATTGCATTATTGGAGGTCACAGTTTCAAAACTCGAACAAGACATGGTGTCTTTGCATTTCCAACTTAGCCAAGAAAGAAATGAACGGAGGCTTGCAGAATATCGATTGAGGCATTCATCTTTTCCATCAATACCCCGTTGCTCCTCTGATATTCTTAATAAATTG ATTTCACCATCTTTGAGGTGTTCAAAGCATTCCATTTCTATAGTGGGTGATGCCCGCGAAGATAACTCCAGCCAGGAGCTGCAAGATCAACCATTGGAATCTACTGACAAATATGAAGAGTCAATGATAGAG AATGGAGTAGATGCTGTTGTACTTTACCACAACAAGAAAATGTCTATGAAAATAGATTCCAAATCTGTTCAAGCTGTAGAGTTCAGGAAGCTTCCTAAAGGGATGCCAACAAAGGGCCTTTGGGATCATCCTAATCAATTATCGGAAGAGATGATGAaatgtatgaaaaatatattcattTCTTTGGCGGATTCTGCTATACCATCCAAATCATCTGTGTCAGAGAGCCACTGCTCACCTCTATCACCACGTGGGCATCTTTCCAATTTATCTTGGTGGTCATCATCTGAGAGGTCAATGATTTCATCATGGGTGCAGAGCCCGCAAGTTGATGTAAAGAGTAACTCTGAAGTGTTGGCTTCAGAGAATGCATGTGATCCCTATAGGGTGCGTGGAAAACTAAGTTGGGCAGACGTTGGAAACTATGGATTAGCAACTGAAGTTTCTTGGATGTCAGTTGGGAAGAAGCAGTTAGAATATGCTGCAGGGGCACTGAGAAGGTTCAG AACGCTTGTTGAGCAACTGGCCAAAGTGAACACCATCCATTTGAGCTGCGATGAGAAGCTTGCTTTCTGGATCAACTTATATAATGCTCTGATCATGCAT GCTTATTTGGCATATGGAGTCCCAAGGAGTGATTTGAAGCTCTTCTCTTTGATGCAAAAG GATATGGAAATCAAGGTGTTGTCCATTATTAAATACAAATACACCGCTTTTAATCTTGGTCATGAGGAGAACACGCCAGCAGGTTCAGTACACAGGGAAGGTTGGAGATGCCAGATATCC AGGGACTCATATGTCAAAGGTACTCTGGATTTGGAAGTAGCATTATTTAGGTTCGGTTAG